The genomic region tgccTGTAATAAAGATTAGTTACAATCTTTAGTTTATCCAAAGGACTTGACTAAAGTCACCATAAGACTATAGGAGCCTATAATTACCAATTCAGAGGGCAAGGACTAAAAAAGAGGGTAAAGTTTCAGCCACAGGAATCCAACTCAGGGATCTGAAACTTTTGTTATTGTTTCAATTGTACATTGTTCCCACTTCAGAAAAAAGCCATAGAACAACTAAATCCCAGCTGAACGGACTGTCAATCATAAACTATCCTACCTTACCCCTTTCACAATTTCCTGATATTAAACATGTTGAATATCTCTACAATTGACAATGTAGCCCCTTAACCCTCTTAGCATATCCAAATTTAATTGGAATCTAACATCACTCTTTACGTGACAAGGTGTGTTAAAGAACAATTAATACTTAACAGGCTATGCTACATTTTTACTTCCCCATTGCAACTAAGCCTAATGACCCTAACCTAGTCATAGAAGTTCACAAGTATACATCATGTTATGCCCCAGAATTTCAGTGTCAACACCAAATGCTTGCAGTATCATTAGAATCTAACCATACACAAAACTCAATTTCCAGAGTAATCATGATAACCTAGTATCATTAAGTGCTAACATATTCAAAAAACAGACATTTAACTATCCTTTGGGAGGCACACTCACGCACACTTTAGTTTGAGTGTGTATATATGCATGCCTAATGGACATAACAACATTCAGTAGAAATTCAGAAAGAcaagaatgtaaaaaattaGTGGGGCAGAAATGAGGAAATCATCTAAGAACTAGTtgtaatttgtgtgtgtgtgtgtgtgtctgagagagagagagagagagagagagagagagagagagagagagagagagagagagaagagagagagagattaaattTGACAAAGAAATAATGAACATTTCTTCATAGAAATTTGAATCAATTAATACTTACAAAATCTCCTACAATGGAAACACTGagaaaccacaacaaaaaaaaaggttaaatttcAGCTAGCTAATACCTGAGATTCATGAAGGAGCTTCCGACTCGTTTCCAACTCCCTCCTAAGCAAGGAAAACTCATCGAAGGTAGCTTTAAGCTTGGTTTCAGTTTCAGTCAATTGGCTTGACTTGTCTGCAAGTGCACTTTGTAATTCCAACAAAAGATCACTATTGACTTTGGAATTTAACCCCAACTCAGCCTGTGTATCAGAGGGTAAAGCAATCAGAGGCCCAGCCATGCTCTCAGCAGTGGAACTGTTTGTAAGGGACATGCCCAACTGTCCTATCATCTTATCTTTCCCATCTTTATCACTGACAAGAAGTTCTTCACGATTTGGCTCCACCATTGAGGAATCAAGCTGAGAATTTTGCATTCCAAAGGAATCCATCATATTCTCATCCACTCCTTCTCGAGCTTTGCCATGTTGCCCAGTTAATAACCCCAATTTTGCATTCAAAGAACTTGAGATACAAGAAATCTCATCCATGGGGTCAGTAGTAGATATGCAAGGTATGTGGGCTTCACTACCTAAGACTTCTCGCTTGCAATCATCAGCCCTCTCAGCCAAAAGTGCAAAATCATTTGTATCGTTATTATTTGAAATCTTCTGCCCTTGCAAATATTGATCAGACAATCTTTGCTCCAATTCTTGAATGCGCTTCTCATAAGACACACACTGTGTCTGCTTCATTCTAAGCATAGATTGCAGATGTTTCACATATTCATCTTTCAGATGCAAGGCTTCAGATGTCTTTTCTTGAGCATTTTTCAATAAGTGATCCAGTTTGTCATCGTCCAGAGATTCGTATTCAACTTCAGCCCAATGCAAACAATTAAAGGCAATTGCAGAAGCAAGGTCAGCCTTCAGTTTTGCATTCTCAACTTCCATTTTGCTAGTCCCAGCAACCTCAACCAACTCACAGCCTTCAAGAAGCTCCTCAGAGTCATATTTCTCAAGGGTGTCCACAGAAATCTCCTCAGGCTCAGCTGAATGGGAACTGTCATTAGACAAAGATAATGAACCTTTAAAGCTTCCATGCTTCTCACCCTTCAAAGGCAGTCTGGCCAAATGCTCAGGAGCATATCGATCTAGGTCTGAAATGTCAATATCAAGTAAACCAGTATCAAAAGGAGCTATATTGACATCACATTGATTGGGGGTTTCAAATAATCCAAGGGATCCT from Castanea sativa cultivar Marrone di Chiusa Pesio chromosome 11, ASM4071231v1 harbors:
- the LOC142615290 gene encoding autophagy-related protein 11-like; protein product: MYDVHDRNHLPKMQACDREISKLLDFCRDKKNEMNLFLHNYMQQITIVTIVVKDAKLQFPVFREALVRQDDQFMELKLLRGLGPAFRACLAEVVRRKASMKLYMGMAGQLAEKLATKREVEVRRREEFLKIYSSYIPRDVLGSLGLFETPNQCDVNIAPFDTGLLDIDISDLDRYAPEHLARLPLKGEKHGSFKGSLSLSNDSSHSAEPEEISVDTLEKYDSEELLEGCELVEVAGTSKMEVENAKLKADLASAIAFNCLHWAEVEYESLDDDKLDHLLKNAQEKTSEALHLKDEYVKHLQSMLRMKQTQCVSYEKRIQELEQRLSDQYLQGQKISNNNDTNDFALLAERADDCKREVLGSEAHIPCISTTDPMDEISCISSSLNAKLGLLTGQHGKAREGVDENMMDSFGMQNSQLDSSMVEPNREELLVSDKDGKDKMIGQLGMSLTNSSTAESMAGPLIALPSDTQAELGLNSKVNSDLLLELQSALADKSSQLTETETKLKATFDEFSLLRRELETSRKLLHESQMNCAHLENCLHKAREEAQTHLCAADRRASEYSALRASALKMRGLFERLRSCINPPGGVAAFADSLQTLAQSLAKCSCLLC